The following are from one region of the Phycisphaerales bacterium genome:
- the rsmH gene encoding 16S rRNA (cytosine(1402)-N(4))-methyltransferase RsmH: MSAGGHQSVLAQESLDVLALRPGDVYVDATAGLGGHAAMAAERVGPDGVVVLNDLDATMLARAASWVRATQPGTRIEAVHGSFAGLPAALQERGLAADALLADLGFASPQVDDPERGFSFRQDGPLDMRLDPTSGTSAAELLATASEAEIAEILWTFGEERGAGRIARKVVACRESKPITTTRALADLVRSCTTGGGIDPATRTFQALRIAVNDELGALSALLEAISSQAGSTKSGTEPVRAGEAANRDGRGRWLAQGARMAFISFHSLEDRMVKRAFVSLSDQGLARRLTRKPIVPGDAETALNRRARSARLRAIELTPNVEGGPSR, from the coding sequence ATGTCTGCCGGTGGCCACCAGTCCGTGCTTGCGCAGGAATCGCTCGATGTTCTGGCGTTGCGGCCGGGGGACGTGTACGTCGACGCGACGGCGGGCCTGGGAGGGCACGCGGCGATGGCGGCCGAGCGGGTGGGCCCCGACGGCGTGGTCGTGCTGAACGATCTGGATGCCACCATGCTGGCGCGTGCGGCTTCGTGGGTTCGGGCAACCCAGCCAGGGACTCGCATCGAGGCCGTGCATGGTTCGTTTGCAGGGCTCCCTGCGGCGCTGCAGGAACGGGGTCTGGCTGCCGACGCGTTGCTGGCGGATCTTGGTTTTGCCAGCCCGCAGGTGGATGACCCGGAGCGGGGGTTCTCTTTTCGTCAGGATGGGCCGCTGGACATGCGTCTGGATCCCACGTCGGGGACGAGCGCGGCGGAACTTCTGGCGACGGCCAGCGAGGCCGAAATCGCCGAGATTCTGTGGACGTTCGGCGAGGAACGAGGTGCCGGGCGGATTGCGCGGAAAGTTGTCGCTTGCCGGGAGTCGAAACCGATAACCACCACGCGCGCGCTCGCGGATCTCGTCCGGTCCTGCACCACTGGTGGCGGCATCGACCCGGCTACTCGGACGTTCCAGGCGTTACGAATAGCCGTCAACGACGAGTTGGGCGCGCTCTCGGCCCTTCTCGAGGCGATCTCGTCTCAAGCCGGGTCGACGAAGAGCGGGACAGAGCCGGTTCGAGCAGGCGAAGCGGCGAACAGGGACGGGCGTGGCCGATGGCTCGCCCAGGGGGCACGGATGGCCTTTATCTCCTTCCATTCTCTCGAGGATCGGATGGTCAAGCGTGCATTCGTGTCGCTGAGCGATCAGGGCCTGGCCCGTCGGCTGACCCGCAAGCCCATCGTTCCCGGCGATGCCGAAACGGCGCTGAATCGCCGAGCCCGGTCGGCCCGCCTGCGAGCCATCGAATTGACCCCGAACGTGGAAGGGGGACCGTCGCGTTGA
- a CDS encoding class I mannose-6-phosphate isomerase translates to MLEPRLFEKVWGGRRLATLGKDVPQGGSIGESWELADLDTTSASGAGGAGVSSTIARGALAGQTIRDAVRLWGSDLLGLAAPIEGRFPLLVKYLDAREDLSIQVHPSPQYAAAHADAHVKTECWYVVEADEHARILKGLMPDASPEAVRRAAEQGGDVPALLHSAPSRVGDLHVLPTGTIHALGAGTMVAEVQTPSDTTFRVYDWAREHGRAGRELHLDQAVECILGGPPPATRRLGPDEEAGRLCELDAFSIDEARPHGGDEIPLAFDGRCQVLMLISGVGEVVVDGDDDACLPVHAGHTIVVPAACADHVSFVCDPAAPMGHTRLLRVGVGRA, encoded by the coding sequence GTGCTCGAGCCCAGGCTTTTCGAGAAGGTCTGGGGCGGTCGGCGTCTTGCCACGCTGGGCAAGGATGTTCCCCAGGGCGGGAGCATCGGCGAGAGTTGGGAACTGGCCGACCTTGATACCACCAGCGCATCGGGGGCCGGTGGCGCGGGCGTGTCCTCGACGATTGCTCGAGGCGCCTTGGCCGGGCAGACGATTCGTGATGCCGTCCGGCTGTGGGGGAGCGACCTGCTCGGTTTGGCGGCGCCCATCGAGGGTCGATTTCCGCTGCTGGTCAAGTACCTGGACGCTCGGGAGGATCTTTCGATCCAGGTGCATCCCAGCCCGCAGTATGCAGCCGCGCACGCCGATGCACACGTCAAGACCGAGTGCTGGTACGTTGTGGAAGCCGACGAGCACGCGCGCATCCTGAAGGGCCTGATGCCCGATGCATCGCCCGAGGCCGTGCGCCGCGCGGCCGAGCAGGGCGGCGACGTCCCCGCATTGCTGCACAGTGCCCCGTCGCGCGTGGGAGACCTGCACGTGTTGCCCACCGGCACGATCCACGCGCTTGGTGCGGGAACGATGGTTGCCGAGGTGCAGACGCCAAGCGACACCACGTTTCGCGTCTATGACTGGGCTCGCGAGCACGGGCGAGCCGGACGCGAGTTGCACCTCGATCAGGCCGTCGAGTGCATCCTTGGCGGGCCTCCACCGGCCACCAGGCGGCTGGGTCCGGACGAGGAAGCCGGCCGCTTGTGCGAGTTGGACGCCTTCTCGATCGACGAGGCGCGGCCGCACGGGGGCGACGAGATCCCGTTGGCCTTCGACGGTCGGTGTCAGGTGCTCATGCTGATCAGCGGCGTGGGCGAGGTCGTGGTCGACGGCGACGACGATGCATGCCTTCCGGTGCATGCCGGCCACACGATTGTCGTCCCGGCCGCCTGTGCCGACCACGTGTCGTTCGTGTGCGATCCTGCGGCCCCAATGGGGCACACCCGGTTGCTGCGTGTGGGCGTCGGGCGGGCCTGA
- a CDS encoding FabA/FabZ family ACP-dehydratase has translation MPTVSSDTPATGPTNTPAGAKGLLFPLTGIDLGAHVLDTAGVERVLPHRGQMRLIDRLVWHNEGYTKAVAARSVADDEFWVAGHFPGKPMFPGVLQIEAGAQLACFMFLIRQKDPFLAAFLRIENAAFRSMVAPGDELYVLGEEIKFGRRRFTANVQGVVQNRVAFEATVSGMAIDPVAEQGG, from the coding sequence ATGCCGACGGTATCGAGCGACACACCGGCCACCGGCCCCACCAATACGCCCGCGGGCGCGAAGGGGCTGTTGTTCCCGTTGACCGGGATCGATCTTGGCGCGCACGTGCTCGATACGGCTGGTGTCGAACGCGTGCTGCCCCATCGCGGGCAGATGCGACTGATTGATCGCTTGGTTTGGCACAACGAGGGCTACACCAAGGCCGTCGCCGCGCGCTCGGTTGCCGACGACGAATTCTGGGTGGCCGGGCACTTCCCTGGCAAGCCGATGTTCCCCGGCGTGCTCCAGATCGAGGCTGGCGCTCAGTTGGCGTGCTTCATGTTCCTCATCCGCCAGAAGGATCCGTTCCTGGCCGCGTTCCTGCGGATCGAGAACGCCGCCTTCCGTTCGATGGTCGCCCCCGGCGACGAGCTCTACGTGCTCGGAGAAGAGATCAAGTTCGGCCGCCGTCGCTTCACGGCCAACGTGCAGGGCGTGGTCCAGAATCGCGTCGCGTTCGAGGCCACCGTCTCGGGCATGGCCATCGATCCCGTCGCCGAACAGGGCGGCTGA
- a CDS encoding FtsW/RodA/SpoVE family cell cycle protein has translation MRPGWTILICVLTLLGVGLVMVRSADTRVNPIPTPEPLDFSQGAALLVVPDPPEPVDPTFTEAMGDMAASRAAVYAGLALLATLACAAMPGAFLDRVDALGEARRPGVWLAVAVLLIVIVLVLVYVPGLSREAKGAKRWVELSLPVVGQFSWQPSELAKWALPAAIAVFAAARGPAIGTILKGLLPAGVAIALVCGLIMREDLGTAVLIGAACGVVLLAAGIRWWHVGVLAAVALAASVQAVRTSPYRMERITSFLDPWADPADTGYHMIQSLAAISGGELTGRGLGNGLHKLGYLPEDTTDFLFAIICEELGVLGAAGVVGVFALLTWACIGVVRHEKGAACQLIALGITATVSLQAIMNLAVVTGLGPTKGIALPLVSAGGTGWVLTGASLGILIALDRRQAARAPATAEAPQPDHEPGRQQTLFTRLGATEAPV, from the coding sequence GTGCGCCCGGGCTGGACCATCCTGATCTGCGTGCTGACGCTGCTGGGCGTCGGCTTGGTCATGGTGCGCTCGGCCGATACACGCGTAAACCCCATCCCAACCCCCGAGCCATTGGACTTCAGCCAGGGCGCCGCGCTGCTGGTCGTTCCGGACCCGCCCGAACCCGTTGATCCGACGTTCACCGAAGCGATGGGCGACATGGCCGCTTCCCGGGCCGCCGTCTACGCGGGGCTCGCGCTGCTCGCAACGCTCGCCTGCGCAGCCATGCCGGGCGCATTCCTCGACCGGGTCGATGCACTGGGCGAGGCAAGACGGCCAGGTGTCTGGCTGGCAGTCGCCGTGCTGCTGATCGTGATCGTCCTGGTTCTGGTCTACGTCCCCGGCCTCAGCCGGGAGGCCAAGGGCGCCAAGCGATGGGTCGAGCTGAGCCTGCCGGTCGTCGGCCAGTTCAGCTGGCAGCCAAGCGAACTCGCCAAGTGGGCCCTCCCCGCGGCGATCGCGGTCTTCGCCGCCGCCCGCGGGCCGGCCATCGGCACCATCCTCAAGGGGCTGCTGCCAGCCGGGGTGGCCATCGCGCTTGTCTGCGGCCTGATCATGCGTGAAGACCTGGGCACCGCGGTGCTCATCGGCGCTGCCTGCGGCGTCGTGCTCCTGGCCGCTGGCATCCGCTGGTGGCACGTGGGCGTGCTGGCCGCGGTCGCCCTGGCCGCGTCCGTGCAGGCCGTCCGCACCAGCCCTTATCGAATGGAACGCATCACAAGCTTCCTCGACCCATGGGCCGATCCAGCTGACACGGGCTACCACATGATCCAGAGCCTGGCGGCCATTTCCGGCGGGGAATTGACCGGTCGCGGCCTGGGCAACGGGCTGCACAAGCTGGGCTACCTGCCCGAAGACACCACGGACTTCCTCTTTGCGATCATCTGCGAAGAGCTCGGCGTGCTCGGCGCTGCTGGCGTCGTGGGCGTGTTCGCGCTGCTGACCTGGGCGTGCATCGGCGTGGTTCGCCACGAGAAGGGCGCCGCCTGCCAGCTCATCGCGTTGGGCATCACCGCCACGGTGTCGCTCCAGGCCATCATGAATTTGGCCGTCGTCACAGGCCTTGGGCCAACCAAGGGCATCGCCCTGCCCCTCGTCAGCGCAGGCGGAACCGGCTGGGTGCTCACCGGCGCTTCGCTGGGCATCCTGATCGCCCTCGACCGCCGCCAGGCCGCGCGCGCACCCGCGACAGCCGAGGCGCCCCAGCCGGACCATGAGCCCGGCCGCCAGCAGACCCTGTTCACCCGGTTGGGAGCGACCGAGGCGCCGGTTTGA
- the sppA gene encoding signal peptide peptidase SppA has product MKALLALACSFLLLAGCSPLGLTVRLGPANDQVVASQVLEMGQGPGKASDRVAMVVVRGLITDTPTTGLLGESSAPIDDLVAHLKLAADDERVRAVLLRIDSPGGTVAGSETAYREVRAFARRTGKPVIVSMGEVATSGGYYLALAGDHIMAEPTTLTGSIGVLIPSFNASEGLGRLGIRTLFVTSGPNKDLANPLAPVQEQHYDILRGIVGEYYARFLSLVLRRRPGLLPEEVPTATDGRVMTGDTAAAIGLVDSLGGVREAMAKAMEQAGVERAILIRYGPRGNAPRTAYATSATPAPFMADNSVSLLRVEGSALSAGALGLRPGVGYYVWVP; this is encoded by the coding sequence ATGAAAGCGCTCCTCGCCCTTGCCTGCTCGTTCCTCCTGCTCGCCGGCTGCAGCCCCTTGGGCCTCACCGTCCGCTTGGGCCCCGCCAACGACCAGGTCGTAGCCTCCCAGGTGCTCGAGATGGGCCAGGGCCCCGGCAAGGCCAGCGACCGAGTGGCCATGGTGGTCGTCCGAGGGCTCATCACCGACACCCCCACTACCGGACTGCTGGGCGAGAGCAGCGCTCCCATTGATGACCTCGTGGCCCACCTCAAGCTCGCCGCCGACGACGAGCGCGTCAGGGCGGTCCTCCTGCGCATTGATTCCCCCGGCGGCACCGTCGCCGGAAGCGAGACCGCCTACCGGGAAGTCCGCGCCTTTGCGCGGCGGACCGGCAAGCCCGTCATCGTGTCCATGGGCGAGGTCGCCACCAGCGGCGGCTACTACCTGGCGCTGGCCGGCGACCACATCATGGCCGAGCCCACAACCCTCACCGGATCCATCGGCGTGCTCATTCCGAGCTTCAACGCAAGCGAAGGACTCGGCAGGCTGGGCATCCGAACGCTGTTCGTAACCAGCGGCCCCAACAAGGACTTAGCCAACCCGCTCGCGCCCGTCCAGGAACAGCACTACGACATCCTGCGCGGCATCGTCGGCGAGTATTACGCGCGGTTCCTCTCGCTCGTGCTCCGCCGCAGGCCCGGCCTGCTGCCCGAGGAAGTTCCCACCGCCACCGATGGCCGGGTCATGACCGGAGACACCGCCGCGGCCATCGGTCTGGTCGATAGCCTGGGCGGCGTACGCGAAGCCATGGCCAAAGCAATGGAACAGGCTGGCGTCGAGCGTGCCATTCTCATTCGGTACGGCCCGCGGGGAAACGCGCCTCGAACCGCCTACGCCACCTCCGCAACGCCCGCGCCGTTCATGGCTGACAACTCGGTCAGCCTGCTCCGCGTCGAGGGCTCGGCGCTCTCGGCGGGCGCACTCGGGTTGCGTCCGGGCGTGGGCTACTACGTATGGGTTCCCTAG
- a CDS encoding GGDEF domain-containing protein — translation MGADVASNGTSQHGTAANGNRTDGPARIVLVGRTGLDGVLAAPATTEMVRVRSGMDALGEVSAWSRQRHDQSGEQVVVLGEAIDADPTLLRARKLVEALRRLDPNVRVLAVGRPLHDEGQEQGEDTFDGWLDIDDPAFSSRVLLHGQRAARAATPDSPPAGRAVEVHAPEPPAPPARPVPADDRHLVELMLEGNPIAPAAVEIASRRLGVPLTLEDASGRDAGPGRALLPGLEGQVLVGPRATGEQLTDAAEWLSGWLRLEARQRTLAVEANTDPLTGAWNRRHFDATLAKAIQAAGEARRDLSVLVFDIDDFKQYNDEHGHDAGDEILREVVQLLQSVIRPTDKVCRIGGDEFAVIFDDPSGPREPTSRHPRSVVGVAKRFQQQVAAKRFPKLGEDAPGRLTISGGLATFPWDGLDGASLVRAADQRAMESKHQGKNAIELGPSSD, via the coding sequence ATGGGAGCCGACGTGGCGAGCAACGGAACATCCCAGCACGGCACGGCCGCCAACGGCAACCGGACCGACGGACCTGCGCGCATCGTGCTGGTGGGTCGGACCGGGCTCGACGGCGTGCTGGCCGCGCCCGCCACCACCGAGATGGTGCGCGTGCGCAGCGGTATGGACGCGCTGGGCGAGGTCTCGGCCTGGAGCCGCCAGCGGCACGACCAATCGGGCGAGCAGGTCGTGGTCCTGGGCGAGGCTATCGACGCGGACCCCACGCTGCTGCGAGCCCGCAAACTGGTCGAGGCGCTCCGCAGGCTCGATCCGAACGTGCGCGTTCTGGCCGTCGGCCGACCGCTGCACGATGAGGGCCAGGAACAAGGCGAAGACACCTTCGACGGATGGCTGGACATCGATGACCCGGCCTTCTCCTCCCGCGTGCTGCTCCACGGCCAGCGTGCCGCACGAGCCGCAACGCCCGATTCGCCTCCAGCCGGGCGTGCGGTCGAAGTGCACGCCCCCGAGCCACCGGCGCCACCCGCCAGGCCCGTGCCGGCCGACGACCGGCACCTGGTCGAATTGATGCTGGAGGGCAACCCGATCGCTCCCGCCGCAGTTGAGATCGCCTCGCGTCGCCTTGGCGTGCCGCTCACGCTGGAAGATGCCTCGGGCCGGGACGCCGGGCCGGGCCGGGCGCTCCTGCCGGGGCTGGAAGGTCAAGTGCTGGTCGGGCCGCGGGCCACGGGTGAGCAGTTGACCGATGCGGCCGAGTGGCTGTCGGGCTGGCTGCGCTTGGAAGCTCGCCAGCGCACCCTGGCGGTCGAGGCGAACACCGACCCGCTGACCGGGGCCTGGAACCGCCGCCACTTCGACGCGACGCTTGCCAAGGCGATCCAGGCCGCCGGCGAGGCCCGCCGCGACCTGTCCGTGCTCGTCTTCGACATCGACGACTTCAAGCAGTACAACGACGAGCACGGCCACGACGCGGGAGACGAGATCCTGCGGGAAGTCGTCCAACTGCTCCAGAGCGTCATCCGCCCGACGGACAAGGTTTGCCGCATCGGCGGCGACGAGTTCGCCGTCATCTTCGATGATCCCTCCGGCCCTCGAGAGCCGACCAGCCGCCACCCGCGATCGGTCGTGGGGGTTGCCAAACGCTTCCAGCAGCAGGTGGCCGCCAAGCGATTTCCCAAGCTGGGCGAAGACGCGCCGGGCCGACTGACGATCTCCGGCGGGCTGGCGACCTTCCCATGGGACGGCCTGGACGGCGCCTCGCTCGTGCGCGCGGCCGATCAACGCGCCATGGAAAGCAAGCACCAGGGCAAGAACGCCATCGAACTGGGCCCGTCGAGCGACTGA
- a CDS encoding penicillin-binding protein 2 → MTGETQPTGDRVRWVAPALGIGCSAMLLVIVVRVALLQAAPPPRIMAVLEARERQHTIGVPRADVLDRRGRPLAVSRYVHRVFFDPVEIAEQLEKDRISIDELAAAMAWMTGENDFDIDRRIQVALAENRDRRRAIEAAKANPTEDKPKPLIRYVRIGGYLDDNRLAIVRAHPLPGIHLEREAIRDRVGGDLAASIVGKVGSEPQYSEGLERTMRERLEGQPGAITYTHDAAGRPLWIARGAARTPEPAEPLHLSLDLEIQRIARAELARAVEDADAAGGMVIVLDPATGEVLAMADVLREVDNVPYPWADDRVPRSEWPRRVDLFRRFQFVRPDPLREQDPAIGRNRVVEDAYEPGSTFKAFVWAALTDAHPELLDRVFEPAPGGVAFINGRRLSDVRANGEQTWAEVLVNSSNIGMALAAQEFTPAEFRAALQRFGVGEPPRVGLPDEAHGTLRSLKEWNDYTHVSIAFGQEVTTSVAQVARAYCAFARNGSEAGTVPSLRLSAVGVSGPDGLVARRAVSPEAALATRTVMVEIAEKLDEKMRREAPFAYNMFGKSGTAQVAPERTESWHRRPPGARGYLERQYVSSFVAGAPLDRPRVVVMVSIEDPGPETIRRNQYYGSSVAGPAVRRIVEQVLPYLGVEPDRVTAEASSSSALANAR, encoded by the coding sequence ATGACCGGTGAGACGCAACCAACGGGCGATCGCGTGCGATGGGTTGCTCCGGCCCTGGGCATTGGGTGTTCGGCGATGCTGCTGGTCATCGTGGTGCGTGTCGCCCTGTTGCAGGCGGCGCCGCCTCCTCGGATCATGGCTGTGCTGGAAGCCCGGGAGCGTCAGCACACCATTGGTGTCCCGCGTGCCGACGTCCTCGATCGGCGCGGACGACCACTGGCCGTATCGCGATACGTCCACCGCGTGTTTTTCGACCCGGTCGAGATTGCCGAGCAACTCGAGAAGGACCGCATTTCGATCGATGAACTTGCGGCGGCGATGGCGTGGATGACCGGCGAGAACGACTTCGATATCGATCGTCGCATCCAGGTGGCGCTGGCCGAGAACCGTGATCGTCGGCGAGCGATCGAGGCGGCCAAGGCCAATCCCACCGAGGACAAGCCGAAGCCGTTGATCCGGTACGTCCGCATCGGCGGGTATCTGGATGATAATCGTCTGGCAATCGTCCGGGCGCATCCGCTGCCGGGCATTCACCTGGAGCGCGAGGCCATCCGCGATCGCGTGGGTGGCGACCTGGCGGCGTCGATCGTGGGAAAGGTCGGAAGCGAGCCACAGTACAGCGAGGGTCTGGAGCGGACGATGCGCGAACGGCTGGAAGGACAGCCCGGCGCCATCACGTACACCCACGACGCGGCAGGCCGCCCGTTATGGATCGCACGGGGCGCCGCGCGGACGCCCGAACCGGCCGAGCCGCTGCACCTCTCGCTCGATCTGGAGATCCAGCGCATTGCGCGGGCCGAGCTTGCGCGGGCGGTCGAAGACGCGGACGCGGCGGGCGGGATGGTGATCGTGCTCGATCCGGCGACGGGCGAAGTGCTGGCTATGGCCGACGTGCTGCGCGAGGTCGACAATGTGCCGTATCCGTGGGCCGACGATCGCGTGCCACGGAGCGAATGGCCGCGTCGCGTCGATCTCTTCCGGCGATTCCAGTTCGTCCGACCGGATCCGCTGCGTGAGCAGGACCCTGCCATCGGTCGGAATCGCGTCGTGGAAGACGCGTACGAGCCGGGTTCGACGTTCAAGGCGTTCGTGTGGGCGGCGCTGACCGACGCGCATCCGGAACTGCTCGATCGCGTATTCGAGCCGGCGCCGGGTGGCGTGGCGTTCATCAATGGTCGGCGGCTGAGCGACGTGCGCGCCAACGGCGAGCAGACGTGGGCCGAGGTGTTGGTGAACTCATCGAACATCGGCATGGCGCTGGCGGCGCAGGAGTTCACGCCCGCCGAGTTTCGGGCAGCGCTGCAACGTTTTGGTGTGGGTGAGCCGCCGCGGGTGGGCCTTCCCGACGAGGCGCACGGCACGTTGCGCTCGCTGAAGGAATGGAACGACTACACCCACGTGTCGATCGCGTTCGGCCAGGAAGTGACCACGAGCGTCGCGCAAGTGGCACGGGCCTACTGCGCGTTTGCCCGCAACGGCAGCGAAGCGGGGACAGTGCCCTCGCTTCGACTCAGTGCCGTGGGCGTCAGCGGGCCGGACGGGCTGGTGGCGCGCCGAGCGGTCTCGCCCGAGGCGGCGCTGGCGACGCGCACCGTGATGGTGGAGATCGCCGAGAAGCTTGACGAGAAAATGCGCCGCGAGGCTCCCTTCGCGTACAACATGTTCGGCAAGTCTGGCACCGCCCAGGTGGCGCCCGAGCGAACGGAATCCTGGCATCGCCGGCCGCCGGGAGCGCGGGGCTACCTGGAGCGTCAGTATGTCTCGAGCTTCGTTGCTGGTGCGCCGCTGGATCGTCCGCGCGTGGTGGTGATGGTGAGCATCGAGGACCCCGGGCCGGAGACCATTCGCCGCAACCAGTATTATGGATCGAGCGTGGCGGGCCCCGCGGTGCGTCGAATCGTCGAGCAGGTGCTGCCTTATCTTGGCGTGGAGCCCGACCGGGTGACGGCCGAGGCTTCGTCGAGTAGCGCCCTGGCGAACGCGCGGTAG
- a CDS encoding LysM peptidoglycan-binding domain-containing protein encodes MTREQKLALVLGFAAVLVVGLLISDHLAAARSADLEDAPHDATVVVDASEGQALRRVVTLPPAQAEYRGRPARQIETTDRALASAPEPREVVAPTPEPVAERPQPEPIQLVLGGDGGLYVPGEPARSRSVLDVVGDSVAEGAEAVAEGVRKLTGLAQISKPNGMAAMGQDGARAVSREVSTEPMVVQHHVQPNESLYKIAARYYGDGNTWRRIAEDNAGRVGENGSVREGVTLRILDPIKGVGSEQPTTSARAERSSTPAPPSNPLTYTVKSGDTLGEIAQELLGTVRRQHELIALNRDVLKDPDNLRAGMVLKLPSS; translated from the coding sequence TTGACCCGAGAGCAGAAGCTGGCCCTGGTACTCGGATTCGCCGCCGTCCTGGTGGTGGGGTTGCTGATCAGTGATCACCTGGCGGCTGCTCGTTCGGCCGACCTTGAGGATGCCCCGCACGACGCGACCGTGGTGGTCGACGCCAGCGAGGGCCAGGCTCTCCGGCGGGTGGTCACGCTGCCACCGGCCCAGGCCGAGTACCGCGGGCGTCCGGCGCGACAGATCGAGACGACCGACCGCGCTCTGGCTTCCGCGCCCGAGCCGCGCGAGGTCGTCGCCCCGACCCCCGAACCGGTCGCCGAGCGGCCCCAGCCCGAGCCGATCCAGTTGGTCCTGGGCGGCGACGGCGGTCTGTACGTGCCGGGCGAGCCCGCTCGCAGCCGCAGCGTGCTGGATGTCGTGGGCGATTCGGTCGCCGAGGGCGCCGAGGCGGTTGCCGAAGGTGTTCGGAAGCTGACGGGCCTGGCGCAGATCTCCAAGCCCAACGGGATGGCCGCGATGGGCCAGGACGGCGCCCGGGCGGTGTCGCGCGAGGTCTCGACCGAGCCGATGGTGGTCCAGCACCACGTGCAGCCCAACGAGTCGCTCTACAAGATCGCGGCCCGCTATTACGGCGATGGGAATACGTGGCGGCGCATCGCGGAGGACAACGCCGGCCGCGTGGGCGAGAACGGGTCGGTGCGCGAGGGTGTGACCCTGCGGATCCTCGATCCGATCAAGGGGGTCGGCTCCGAGCAACCCACGACGAGCGCGCGTGCCGAGCGGAGCAGCACGCCGGCGCCGCCCAGCAATCCGTTGACGTACACGGTCAAGTCGGGTGATACGCTGGGAGAGATCGCACAGGAGTTGCTGGGCACGGTGCGTCGCCAGCACGAGTTGATCGCGCTCAACCGCGACGTGTTGAAGGACCCGGACAACCTGCGTGCGGGCATGGTCTTGAAGCTGCCGAGCTCCTGA
- a CDS encoding UDP-N-acetylglucosamine--N-acetylmuramyl-(pentapeptide) pyrophosphoryl-undecaprenol N-acetylglucosamine transferase, with product MSPRASIGIAFLGGGSGGHIYPSLAIADAMEPLHPDAKAVFLTGDRTADEQTLAGQLVFHEPAQRVALHARPPSPKPRALLAFLRAWGQAVRDGRRALRELKASSQTVVALSTGGYVSAPAAMAARAERVPLILVSLDVRIGKANRFVGRLAKAKLVAQAEAPAGWRAIGPIVGRRATAPAARPECRRMLGLDPSLATLLVMGGSQGATSINEFMRELCVQHANDLKAWQVLHLAGSVQAADEARASYETAGIHARVLDRLSPIGPAWGASDLALCRSGAGTVAEAHANGVPAVFLPYPYHRDEHQAANASPLADAGGAVLLEDRIAPEANLQAVAPTLLDLLASAQKREAMSQALQRLPRQDGAAACARELSQYAIRC from the coding sequence TTGAGCCCCCGGGCGTCCATCGGCATTGCGTTCCTGGGCGGCGGGAGCGGAGGGCACATCTACCCCTCCCTGGCAATCGCAGACGCCATGGAGCCACTGCATCCAGACGCCAAGGCCGTGTTCCTGACCGGCGACCGCACCGCGGACGAGCAAACGCTGGCGGGCCAGTTGGTGTTCCACGAGCCCGCGCAACGCGTGGCGCTCCACGCCCGGCCACCCTCTCCCAAGCCACGGGCGCTTCTTGCCTTCCTGCGCGCCTGGGGACAGGCCGTCCGCGACGGCCGTCGTGCGCTGCGCGAACTCAAGGCGTCGAGCCAGACCGTCGTTGCGTTGTCCACGGGTGGATACGTCTCGGCCCCCGCTGCCATGGCCGCTCGAGCCGAACGCGTGCCCCTGATTCTCGTGAGCCTGGACGTGCGCATCGGCAAGGCCAATCGGTTCGTTGGGCGGCTTGCGAAAGCGAAGCTGGTGGCCCAGGCCGAGGCGCCCGCCGGCTGGCGCGCCATCGGCCCAATCGTGGGCCGGCGAGCCACCGCGCCGGCGGCCAGGCCCGAGTGCCGTCGCATGCTGGGCCTCGATCCGAGCCTGGCCACGCTGCTGGTCATGGGAGGCAGCCAGGGCGCAACTTCGATCAACGAATTCATGCGCGAGTTGTGCGTTCAACACGCCAACGATCTGAAAGCCTGGCAGGTGCTCCACCTGGCCGGATCGGTTCAGGCGGCTGACGAAGCTCGCGCCTCATACGAGACCGCCGGCATCCACGCACGCGTCCTCGACCGGCTGAGCCCGATCGGGCCGGCGTGGGGCGCGAGCGACCTGGCGCTCTGCCGCAGCGGCGCCGGCACGGTTGCCGAGGCCCACGCCAACGGCGTGCCGGCCGTCTTCCTGCCCTATCCCTATCACCGCGACGAGCATCAGGCCGCCAATGCGAGCCCTCTGGCCGACGCCGGCGGCGCCGTACTGCTGGAAGACCGCATTGCGCCCGAGGCCAATCTCCAAGCCGTCGCCCCAACGCTGCTGGACCTGCTTGCCTCTGCTCAGAAGCGAGAAGCGATGTCGCAGGCGCTGCAACGCCTGCCCCGCCAGGACGGGGCGGCCGCGTGCGCCCGCGAGTTGTCCCAGTACGCCATTCGCTGCTGA